In Acidimicrobiales bacterium, the following are encoded in one genomic region:
- the cobA gene encoding uroporphyrinogen-III C-methyltransferase: MTVHLVGAGPGDPELLTVRAMRLLESADVVVHDRLVDPRILDLVAPWAEVIDVGKRPGGPADAQARIHEMLVEASRRVDTVVRLKGGDPFVFGRGGEEAVALRRAGVDVAVVPGITSAVAGPAAAGIPVTMRGHASGFTVVTGHEDPAAARHLDWDALARLGTTLVVLMGASRAGAIAERLLAAGMDPDTPVAAIQSATTQAQHTLRTTLSDLDGRPVDAPAVLVVGSVAALDVTDEARLDRLVADLALAEPPAR; the protein is encoded by the coding sequence ATGACCGTCCACTTGGTGGGCGCCGGCCCCGGCGATCCGGAACTGCTGACCGTACGGGCCATGCGCTTACTGGAATCCGCCGACGTGGTCGTCCATGACCGCCTGGTGGATCCCCGGATCCTGGACCTGGTTGCCCCGTGGGCCGAGGTCATCGACGTAGGCAAGCGTCCCGGCGGCCCGGCCGACGCCCAGGCCCGTATACACGAGATGCTGGTCGAGGCGTCACGCAGGGTCGACACCGTGGTTCGCCTCAAGGGCGGCGACCCGTTCGTGTTCGGACGGGGCGGCGAGGAGGCCGTAGCACTGCGACGGGCCGGCGTAGATGTGGCCGTCGTCCCTGGCATTACTTCGGCAGTCGCCGGTCCGGCCGCTGCCGGCATCCCGGTCACCATGCGGGGCCACGCCAGTGGCTTCACCGTGGTCACTGGCCATGAGGACCCCGCGGCGGCCCGCCATTTGGACTGGGACGCCCTGGCCCGGCTGGGCACCACGCTGGTCGTCCTGATGGGGGCTTCGCGTGCCGGGGCCATCGCCGAACGGCTACTGGCCGCCGGCATGGACCCCGACACCCCGGTGGCCGCCATTCAGTCGGCCACCACCCAGGCCCAGCACACCCTTCGCACCACCCTGTCCGACCTGGACGGTCGACCGGTCGACGCGCCCGCTGTTCTGGTGGTCGGGTCGGTGGCTGCGCTCGACGTAACCGACGAGGCCCGACTGGACCGCCTGGTTGCCGACCTTGCTCTCGCCGAACCCCCTGCCCGCTGA
- a CDS encoding bifunctional precorrin-2 dehydrogenase/sirohydrochlorin ferrochelatase: protein MNLDLRGRRALVVGGGSVAARKVAGLLASGAQVTVVAPEAVDEIADDHRVRWHQRPYRRGEVTSYRLAVTATGHEAVDQQVYWDAEAADVWLNSADDPAHCSFTLPAVSRRDDLQVAVSTNGRSPAVAAWLRRTIDSAIGPEHGTVLALATEVRAELRESTGTSESPAWVDALDDDLLDLVRAGDRDGARARLRTALGLDGPLVDGASR, encoded by the coding sequence GTGAACCTCGATCTCCGGGGCCGCCGCGCCCTGGTGGTGGGCGGGGGCTCCGTGGCGGCCCGCAAGGTCGCTGGCCTTCTGGCCTCCGGCGCCCAGGTCACCGTGGTCGCCCCCGAAGCGGTCGACGAGATCGCCGACGACCACCGGGTCCGGTGGCACCAGCGCCCCTACCGTCGCGGCGAGGTCACCTCGTACCGCCTAGCCGTGACGGCCACTGGACACGAGGCCGTGGACCAGCAGGTCTACTGGGACGCCGAGGCGGCCGACGTGTGGCTGAACAGCGCCGACGACCCCGCCCACTGCTCGTTCACCCTGCCCGCTGTGAGCAGGCGCGACGACCTGCAGGTGGCCGTGTCGACCAATGGCCGCAGCCCGGCCGTAGCCGCCTGGCTCCGCCGCACCATCGACAGCGCCATCGGACCAGAGCACGGGACCGTGCTGGCTCTAGCGACCGAGGTCCGGGCCGAACTCCGGGAGTCCACCGGCACCAGCGAGTCGCCCGCCTGGGTCGACGCCCTGGACGACGACCTGCTGGACCTCGTGCGGGCTGGCGACCGGGACGGTGCTCGGGCACGCCTACGCACCGCCTTGGGTCTCGACGGCCCACTGGTCGACGGAGCGTCGCGATGA
- a CDS encoding SET domain-containing protein-lysine N-methyltransferase, translated as MPTIRSWRSPKVEVRDGSVAGLGVFAREPVAAGEIVAVKAGHIVHRDEVVRLTAEIGDQSLQIHDDLYLSPRTADEVDETSIRINHSCNANVGFRGQVLYVAIRDIEVNEELCHDYAMDRTDDYRLECACGTLSCRGTVTGEDWRLPEVQARYEGFFVEYVADKIRRAAAD; from the coding sequence GTGCCCACCATCCGGAGTTGGCGGTCGCCGAAGGTTGAGGTCCGCGACGGCTCGGTAGCCGGCCTCGGGGTCTTTGCCCGCGAGCCCGTCGCCGCCGGGGAGATCGTGGCTGTCAAGGCCGGGCACATCGTCCACCGCGACGAGGTGGTCCGGCTTACCGCCGAGATCGGCGACCAGAGCCTCCAGATTCACGACGACCTGTACCTCTCGCCCCGGACAGCCGACGAGGTCGACGAGACGTCGATCCGGATCAACCATTCGTGTAACGCCAACGTGGGGTTCCGGGGCCAGGTCCTCTACGTGGCCATTCGCGACATCGAGGTCAACGAGGAACTGTGTCACGACTACGCCATGGACCGTACCGACGACTACCGCCTGGAGTGTGCGTGCGGCACGTTGTCCTGTCGGGGCACGGTGACCGGAGAGGACTGGAGGCTGCCTGAAGTGCAGGCCCGGTATGAGGGGTTCTTCGTGGAGTACGTCGCCGACAAGATCCGGCGGGCGGCCGCCGACTAG
- a CDS encoding SDR family oxidoreductase: protein MSRTSDPLDFTGRTVVVTGGTRGLGRVIVRTFLDAGADVVTCARSAPDEPVESTDGSRTAAFVEADVRDPDLVAGVVATAVEQTGRVDVLVNNAGGAPPADSATVSPRFNEKILALNLTAPMTASQAVYPVMSVQDGGGVILNISSVSGGRPNPLGVAYGAAKAGLENMTRTLAHEWGPAIRVVAVTVGMIVTEEAGAFYGGEERRRAIAANLAARRLGNPSDVADMCLVLASPLARWVTGTSVEVHGGGEGPAYLDAGSADPGLAGD, encoded by the coding sequence GTGAGTAGGACGTCGGATCCACTGGACTTCACCGGCCGAACGGTCGTAGTGACCGGGGGGACTCGGGGATTAGGCCGGGTCATCGTCCGGACCTTTCTGGACGCCGGAGCCGACGTCGTCACCTGTGCACGGTCGGCTCCCGACGAACCGGTGGAATCGACCGATGGGTCGCGAACGGCGGCCTTCGTCGAGGCCGACGTCCGGGACCCCGACCTGGTGGCAGGCGTGGTAGCTACCGCGGTGGAACAGACCGGACGGGTCGACGTTCTGGTCAACAACGCTGGAGGGGCGCCACCGGCCGACTCGGCCACCGTCTCGCCGCGTTTCAATGAGAAGATCCTGGCCCTCAACCTGACCGCCCCGATGACGGCCTCCCAAGCTGTCTACCCCGTGATGTCCGTCCAGGATGGGGGCGGGGTGATTCTCAATATCTCCTCGGTGAGCGGCGGTCGGCCTAATCCCCTGGGTGTTGCCTACGGCGCCGCCAAGGCGGGCCTCGAGAACATGACCCGGACCCTGGCCCACGAGTGGGGCCCGGCCATCCGGGTGGTAGCGGTAACCGTGGGGATGATCGTGACCGAAGAGGCGGGAGCCTTCTACGGCGGCGAGGAGCGCCGCCGCGCCATCGCAGCCAACCTGGCCGCCAGGAGGCTCGGCAACCCGTCGGACGTAGCCGACATGTGCCTGGTCCTGGCCTCCCCCTTGGCCCGGTGGGTCACCGGAACCAGCGTGGAGGTCCACGGTGGCGGCGAGGGCCCCGCCTATCTGGACGCCGGAAGCGCTGACCCGGGTCTCGCCGGCGACTAG